One genomic region from Yamadazyma tenuis chromosome 4, complete sequence encodes:
- a CDS encoding uncharacterized protein (EggNog:ENOG503NVEQ; COG:C), which yields MQNNISTLRGSSLDSLDSVTMTPSSGEDLSTSKNNQAVTVSTAGVRALIYQLQALYMRTPVKLFRPSRFDYLAHIRTLAHVNEGINLKPWRFTTHSSLALLVKAVNKQGWRLIPEQVLPPLLANSATGLILYGTYLSSLDHFDGGKSSRSTSSWGPLQYSPIDTWRAGFVAGIAQSLAAAPVDAIYARSSTADIINGKHSNLWVYGLNKLKEIGLVGVFAGYGFSLIKESFGFAFYFCTFEVVKNQCYGATISVVKGLRKVKRFFQRLFANIGSYEIDEELTRFEEKRSAKILRSSFVLLAGASAAWMLLAVQYPISKIQNLHLSRLEALDIFNSSRKTSHRRPFFKVYYNSYIDTYHQVLRMKRKTRQTWFNMAYKGFARNALTTIPATSIGLLVFEIMRTRLSDRDY from the coding sequence atgcaaaACAACATATCCACGCTACGAGGTAGTTCATTGGATTCTCTTGATAGTGTTACAATGACTCCTTCAAGTGGAGAGGACCtctccacctccaaaaacaaccaAGCCGTTACCGTTTCCACAGCGGGTGTTCGAGCTCTCATCTATCAGCTCCAAGCGCTTTATATGAGAACACCTGTTAAGTTGTTCCGGCCCTCGCGTTTCGACTACTTGGCGCACATCCGTACGCTTGCACACGTCAACGAAGGTATAAACTTGAAACCCTGGCGCTTCACCACTCACTCATCACTTGCACTTCTAGTAAAGGCCGTGAACAAACAAGGTTGGCGTCTTATTCCTGAACAGGTGCTACCGCCGCTTCTCGCCAATTCTGCTACTGGTCTTATTCTCTATGGAACTTACTTGTCAAGCTTGGACCACTTCGATGGTGGTAAAAGCAGTCGCTCAACTTCTAGTTGGGGTCCACTCCAGTATTCTCCAATTGATACTTGGAGAGCTGGGTTTGTGGCTGGTATAGCTCAGTCACTAGCCGCCGCTCCGGTGGATGCGATCTATGCCCGGTCTTCGACTGCAGATATCATTAATGGGAAGCACCTGAACCTATGGGTGTATGGGCTAAATAAGCTTAAAGAAATAGGACTTGTGGGAGTATTTGCAGGGTATGGGTTTTCACTAATAAAGGAGAGTTTTGGATTTGCTTTCTACTTTTGCACGTTTGAAGTCGTCAAGAATCAATGCTATGGTGCAACCATATCCGTTGTTAAAGGGTTGCGGAAAGTGAAAAGATTCTTTCAGAGGCTTTTCGCCAATATAGGGAGTTACGAGATAGACGAGGAGTTGACGAGGTTCGAAGAAAAACGGCtggccaagatcttgcGGTCCTCATTCGTGCTTCTCGCTGGTGCTTCGGCCGCCTGGATGTTATTGGCTGTTCAATATCCCATCTCAAAAATTCAGAACTTGCACTTATCAAGGCTCGAAGCACTAGacatcttcaattcttcacGCAAAACATCACATAGAAGACCCTTTTTCAAAGTGTACTATAACTCGTACATTGACACATACCACCAGGTGCTTCggatgaagaggaaaacAAGACAAACCTGGTTCAATATGGCTTATAAAGGGTTTGCCAGAAATGCTTTGACCACTATACCTGCCACCTCTATTGGGTTATTGGTTTTTGAAATCATGAGAACCCGATTGCTGGATAGAGACTACTAG
- the YIM1 gene encoding zinc ion binding (COG:C; EggNog:ENOG503P056), which produces MFNSPILESTSPVYQNYKTTQLELIPKPINLTKKLDGTYGAGQDDVLVKIHYASFNPIDILLKGIVSPWVNYLRGNFGLCNDYSGVVVDIGDKAAEKLGLRIGDEVCGQTSQTAYTNTLTEYVMFEGSHYPKGWGMLKKPENLTMAEAGSFGMVYSTAVLLKKTAVFNESTKVLVNGASTSVGKYLISLLKLDPRATEVVAICSGRSAPLIKELGAHKIIDYTQTNSIVNEVLDECKDRLFDVYFDCRGNDKLLYHVTFFLKEDGVYASCGGGKKLDLANASLMGMFTFPFLKKVLLSAVGLLKIKIVYCVVKPGLGYEDVKEYFESGKIKPHIDTVFSFDDYQKAYEYLVEGKNNGKIVVEIVKS; this is translated from the coding sequence ATGTTTAACTCTCCGATCTTGGAATCTACAAGTCCGGTTTACCAAAACTACAAAACCACTCAATTGGAGCTAATTCCAAAGCCCATCAATCTCACCAAGAAACTCGATGGCACTTATGGAGCTGGACAAGATGATGTCCTTGTTAAGATCCACTATGCCAGTTTCAATCCCATTGACATACTTTTAAAAGGTATTGTCAGTCCATGGGTAAACTATTTACGTGGAAACTTTGGACTTTGTAACGACTATTCTGGAGTTGTAGTGgatattggtgataaagCTGCTGAGAAATTGGGCTTGCGAATTGGTGACGAGGTCTGTGGACAAACATCACAAACAGCATACACCAACACTTTGACTGAGTATGTGATGTTCGAAGGAAGTCACTACCCCAAGGGCTGGGggatgttgaagaaaccagaGAATTTAACGATGGCTGAGGCCGGTTCCTTTGGAATGGTTTACTCAACTGCtgttttgttgaagaaaacagCAGTATTCAATGAAAGCACTAAAGTATTGGTGAACGGGGCGTCAACCTCTGTTGGAAAGTACCTTATAAGTCTTTTAAAGTTAGACCCCCGAGCCACTGAGGTGGTTGCAATTTGTTCGGGACGGTCTGCACCTTTAATAAAGGAGTTGGGTGCTCACAAGATTATCGACTATACCCAAACCAACTCAATTGTGAATGAAGTCTTGGATGAGTGTAAGGACCGTTTGTTTGATGTTTATTTTGACTGTCGTGGTAACGACAAGCTTTTATATCACGTAACTTTTTTTCTTAAAGAAGATGGTGTGTATGCCAGTTGTGGTGGAGGTaaaaagttggatttggCCAATGCTAGTTTAATGGGAATGTTTACGTTTCCGTTTTTGAAAAAGGTCTTGCTTTCTGCAGTAGGGCTTCTTAAAATTAAGATTGTCTATTGCGTGGTGAAACCGGGCCTTGGGTACGAAGATGTCAAAGAGTACTTTGAGCTGGGGAAGATAAAACCTCATATCGACACTGTGTTTAGTTTTGACGATTACCAGAAGGCATACGAGTACTTagttgaaggaaaaaaCAATGGTAAGATCGTGGTGGAGATTGTGAAGAGCTGA
- the vps26 gene encoding Vacuolar protein sorting-associated protein 26 (COG:U; EggNog:ENOG503NUY1; BUSCO:EOG092632FC), with amino-acid sequence MSIFFKAPVDIEIRLEAEDSRKHVDVKNPQGRIDKLPVYKDGETVKGSVTIRTKEGRKVEHTGVKVQLLGSIETSTDSITASEFLTLATELAEPSVLTHQETYPFEFKNVEKQYESYRGKNVRLRYYIKVSVSRRSSSEITREKELWVYQITEVPNESPSSIVKMDVGILDCLHIEFEYSKSRYSLKSGIMGKIYFLLARLKIKHMEISLIRRETVGAAPNQVTDSETVVRFEIMDGAPVKGETIPIRLFLGGFDLIPTYKDVNKKFSVRTYLSLVLIDEDARRYFKQSEILLYRDS; translated from the coding sequence ATgtccattttcttcaaagctcCGGTGGACATCGAGATACGTCTTGAAGCCGAAGATTCTCGTAAGCACGTTGATGTCAAAAACCCCCAGGGAAGAATAGATAAGCTCCCGGTGTACAAGGATGGTGAAACCGTCAAAGGATCCGTCACGATCCGTACCAAGGAAGGACGGAAAGTCGAACATACAGGGGTCAaagtccaacttcttgggtCAATTGAGACCAGCACCGACTCCATAACGGCATCTGAGTTTCTCACGTTGGCAACTGAATTGGCAGAACCGCTGGTGCTTACACATCAGGAAACCTATCCATTTGAGTTCAAGAACGTTGAGAAGCAGTATGAAAGTTACCGGGGAAAAAACGTTCGTCTACGTTACTACATCAAAGTCTCCGTTTCACGGAGATCACTGCTGGAGATTACCAGGGAGAAGGAACTTTGGGTTTACCAAATCACCGAAGTTCCCAATGAAAGTCCTCTGTCAATCGTCAAAATGGATGTGGGGATCTTAGATTGTCTTCATATAGAGTTTGAGTACCTGAAATCACGCTACTCTCTCAAGTCGGGCATTATGGGTAAAATCTACTTCTTGTTAGCCCGGCTCAAAATCAAGCACATGGAGATCTCATTAATTAGACGAGAAACTGTGGGTGCTGCTCCCAATCAAGTCACCGATAGTGAGACGGTGGTGCGGTTTGAGATTATGGATGGTGCTCCTGTCAAGGGAGAAACTATTCCTATTCGGCTTTTTTTGGGTGGGTTCGATCTCATTCCCACATATAAGGATGTGAATAAGAAGTTCAGTGTGAGGACTTATTTAAGTTTGGTGTTGATAGATGAGGATGCCAGACGGTACTTCAAGCAGAGTGAGATCTTGTTGTACCGAGACTCATGA
- the URA3 gene encoding orotidine 5'-phosphate decarboxylase (BUSCO:EOG09263Q7N; EggNog:ENOG503NW2K; COG:F), which yields MVTTQSYTQRAEIHPSPVAQRLLRLMDSKKTNLCASVDVRTTSELLSLIDKLGPYICLVKTHIDIVDDFSYEGTIVPLLELSKKHNFMVFEDRKFADIGNTVRSQYVGGAYKIAQWSDITNAHGVTGAGVVQGLKQGAQETTQEPRGLLMLAELSSKGSLAFGEYTDKTVEIAKTDKEFVIGFIAQRDMGGREEGFDWLIMTPGVGLDDKGDGLGQQYRTVDEVVSTGTDIIIVGRGLFGKGRDPDVEGKRYRDAGWAAYQKRCGN from the coding sequence ATGGTTACTACTCAATCGTACACCCAAAGAGCTGAAATTCACCCATCTCCAGTGGCTCAGCGACTTCTTCGACTCATGGACTCCAAGAAGACCAACCTTTGTGCTTCGGTTGATGTCAGAACCACCAGTGAACTCCTCTCCCTCATCGACAAGCTCGGACCATACATTTGTCTTGTTAAAACTCATATCGACATTGTGGATGACTTCTCGTATGAAGGAACTATCGTTcctcttcttgaactttcGAAGAAACATAACTTCAtggtttttgaagacaGAAAGTTTGCAGACATCGGAAACACTGTCAGATCCCAATACGTTGGAGGTGCGTACAAAATTGCCCAATGGTCTGATATCACTAATGCCCACGGTGTCACCGGAGCTGGTGTTGTACAAGGCTTGAAACAGGGAGCTCAAGAAACTACCCAGGAACCAAGAGGACTTTTGATGTTGGCAGAGTTGTCATCAAAAGGTTCTTTAGCATTCGGTGAGTATACGGATAAGACCGTTGAAATAGCCAAGACTGACAAAGAGTTTGTCATTGGATTTATCGCTCAAAGAGATATGGGTGGCCGTGAAGAAGGGTTTGACTGGCTTATAATGACCCCTGGAGTTGGTTTGGATGACAAAGGCGATGGCTTGGGTCAACAGTACCGtactgttgatgaagtgGTCAGTACTGGAACTGATATTATCATTGTAGGAAGAGGTCTCTTTGGTAAAGGAAGAGATCCTGACGTAGAAGGAAAGAGATATAGAGATGCTGGATGGGCTGCATACCAAAAGAGATGTGGTAATTAG